TCCTTGTTTACAAACAACGGTTGTAAAGGATTTATATGAAAAATGTGCAAGCTGGTAAGGGCTGTGATTATACTTGAAAACTCCTCAATTTCATACCGCTATCAATAATGTAGACTGCTTTAGTGTTTGAGATATCATCATCAAGGCATAAGAGTTTACGACTGTTTACTTAATTTCATTCGTGTATAATAAGACAACTTTTTTTGATTGTATTACTAATATTTAACCAGTGTTTAATTATTTTTATTGATAATATCAATTTGATTCTAACCTTTAACAAGGAAATACTATGCTACTTCAAGGACAACGCTTTGTCGTCACCGGCATCGCCAGTAAACTTTCTATCGCATGGGCGATTGCTGAAGCGCTACATCGTGAAGGCGCCTCTTTGATTTTAACGTATCCAAACGATAAAATTAAAAAACGCGTCGATATGGCAGCAGAGCATTTTGAGGCTGATTTGGTACTTGAGTGTGATGTCGCCTCTGATGAATCTATTGCTGCTTGTTTTGAGCAAGTGACTGCGCATTGGGGTGATGGTATTGATGGTGTGGTTCATGCGATTGGCTTTGCACCGATGGATCAGCTTGATGGTGACTTTACCAATGCTACCACGCGCGAAGGCAGTCAAATTGCCCACGATATCTCAAGCTATAGTTTTGTCGCTCTTGCTAAAGAAGCCCGCGCCTTGCTAGCCATGCGTCACGGTTCTATGTTGACCTTAACTTATGAAGGTAGTATT
This genomic window from Psychrobacter urativorans contains:
- a CDS encoding enoyl-ACP reductase FabI gives rise to the protein MLLQGQRFVVTGIASKLSIAWAIAEALHREGASLILTYPNDKIKKRVDMAAEHFEADLVLECDVASDESIAACFEQVTAHWGDGIDGVVHAIGFAPMDQLDGDFTNATTREGSQIAHDISSYSFVALAKEARALLAMRHGSMLTLTYEGSISVLPNYNVMGMAKASLEASVRYLATSMGGEGIRVNAISAGPIRTLAASGIKSFRKMLDISEKIAPLQRNVSQMEVGNAALFLLSPWASGITGEIMFVDAGFNTVAISEQLMMLDIDEPKK